The following is a genomic window from Crossiella equi.
TCAGTGTAGGTTAGGCTTACCTGATCTCCGAGGGGATCGTGCCGTCCCCAGGTTCGGGGGCGGATACCATGGGGCGGGCTACAAAGGGCGCAGGAGCCGGTGGCCATCTCCCAACAGGCAGAATTCGAGGAGTTTCGCGTGCCCACCGCCGCGCCTGCCACCGTCAGGACCGATCTTCGCAACATCGCCATCGTCGCTCACGTCGACCACGGCAAGACCACCCTCGTCGACGCCATGCTCCGGCAGTCGGGCGCCTTCGCGGCCCGCGCCGAGCTCGTCGACCGCGTCATGGACTCCGGTGAGCTCGAACGCGAGAAGGGCATCACCATCCTCGCGAAGAACACCGCCGTGAAGCGCCACACGCCCGACGGGGTGATGACCATCAACGTGGTCGACACCCCCGGCCACGCCGACTTCGGCGGTGAGGTCGAGCGCGGCCTGTCCATGGTCGACGGCGTCGTGCTGCTCGTGGACGCCAGCGAGGGGCCGCTGCCCCAGACCCGGTTCGTCCTCCGCAAGACCCTGGCCGCCGGTCTGCCGGTGATCCTCGTGGTCAACAAGGTCGACCGCCCCGACGCCCGGATCTCCGAGGTGGTCGAGGAGACCCACGACCTGCTCCTGGAGCTGGCCTCGGACCTGGACGCCGAGGGCGTCGAGCACCTGGACATGTCCGCCGTGCTCGACCTGCCGGTCGTCTTCGCCTCCGCCCGCGCGGGCAAGGCCAGCCTGGAGCAGCCCGCCGACGGCGGCCTGCCGGACGCGGAGAACCTGGACGTCCTCTTCGACGTGCTGCTCAAGCACGTGCCGCCGCCCACCGGCGACGCCGAGGCCCCGCTGCGCGCCCTGGTCACCAACCTGGACGCCTCCGCCTTCCTCGGCCGCATCGCGCTCTGCCGCATCCACGCGGGCCAGATCCGCAAGGGCGAGTGGGTGGCCTGGTGCCGCGAGGACGGCTCCACGCAGAAGGTCAAGATCACCGAGCTGCTGATCACCGAGGCGCTGGAGCGCGTGCCCGCCGAGGTCGCCTCCGCGGGCGAGCTGGTGGCCATCGCGGGCATCCCGGACATCACCATCGGCGACACCCTCGCCGACCTGGAGAACCCGGACCCGCTGCCCCGGATCACCGTGGACCAGCCCGCGATCTCCATGACCATCGGTGTGAACACCTCGCCGATGGCCGGTCGCAACGGCGGCGACAAGCTCACCGCCCGCCTGGTCAAGGGCCGCCTGGACTCCGAGCTGGTCGGCAACGTCTCCATCAAGGTGCTGCCCACCGAGCGCCCGGACACCTGGGAGGTGCAGGGCCGTGGCGAGCTGGCCCTGGCCATCCTGGTCGAGCAGATGCGCCGCGAGGGCTACGAGCTCACCGTCGGCAAGCCGCAGGTGGTCACCCGCACCATCGACGGCCAGCTGTGCGAGCCGTTCGAGCGCCTGTCCGTGGACACCCCGGAGGAGCACCTCGGCGCGGTCACCCAGCTGCTGGCCAACCGCAAGGGCCGCATGGAGAACATGACCGGCCACGGCACCGGCCGCATCAAGCTCGACTACGTGATCCCGGCGCGCGGCCTGATCGGCTTCCGCACCGAGTTCCTCACCGAGACCCGTGGCGCGGGCATCGCCAACCACGTGTTCGAGGGCTACTTCCCGTGGGTGGGCGAGCTGCGCACCCGCCACACCGGCTCGCTGGTGTGCGACCGCACCGGCCAGGTCACCAGCTACGCCATGATCCAGCTGGCCGACCGCGGCACCTTCTTCGTGGAGCCGGGCGCCGAGGCGTACGAGGGCATGGTCGTGGGCGAGAACCCGCGCTCGGAGGACCTCGACGTCAACGTCTGCCGCGAGAAGAAGCTCACCAACATGCGTTCCTCCACCGGTGACGAGCTGGAGCGCCTGGCACGCCCCCGCAAGCTGAGCCTGGAGGAGGCCCTGGAGTTCTGCTCCAGCGACGAGTGCGTCGAGGTGGGCCCGAACGTGGTCCGCGTGCGCAAGCTGGTGCTGGACTCCACCCAGCGCGGCCGCGAGCGCTCCCGCGCGAAGGCCCGCGACAACAAGTGATGGTGTGACCGACGGACGCCCTCCCGGCCTGCCGGGGAGGCGTCCGTCGTGTTTTCGAACTCGGCCGGACAACCCGGACCAGGGGCCGCACGTCCTGTTCACGGAGGCTCCACTACGGTCTGGGAGCCTCTGGGGAACACTTCCAAGGAGGGGTGCCGAGTGGGCTCGGCCGCAACCACGACACGCCTGGCATCGGTCCTGCTCGGACTCGGCTTGCTGGCGGCCTGCACGACGGCTCCTCCGCCGCCCCTGGTCACCTCCGGCCAGCAGGGCGTGCCCACCAAGGTCATCGACATCAACGAGATCCTGGTCGGTGTCGACCGGCTCACCCGCGGCTTCAACCCGCACACCCTGGCCGACCAGTCGCCGGTCACGACCGCGCTGGCCTCACTGATCCTGCCCTCGGCCTTCCGCACCGGGCCGGACGGCGTGCCCCGGCCCGACCCGGCGCTGCTCAACAGCGCGCAGGTCACCAAGAGCGAGCCGTTCACCGTCACCTACTCGCTGCGCAAGGACGCGTCCTGGTCCGACGGCGGGCCCATCGCCGCCGAGGACTTCGACTACCTGTGGCGGCAGATGAACACCCAGCCCGGCACGGTGAACCCGGCGGGCTACCGGCTGATCAGCAACGTCGTCTCCCGGGACAGCGGCAAGACGGTCGAGGTCGTGTTCAGCAAGCCCTACCCGGGCTGGCGCTCGCTGTTCCGCAACCTGCTGCCCGCGCACCTGCTCAAGGACGCCTTCGGCGGCTGGAACGCCGTCGCCGACCAGAGCTTCCCCGCCTCCGGCGGCCGCTTCACCATCCGCCAGCTCGACCTGGCGCGCGGTGAGGTCACCCTGGAGCGCAACGACCGCTACTGGGGCACCCCGGCCACCCTCGGCCGCATCGTCATCCGCCGCGCCGACACCGAGGGCCTGACGTCCGCGCTGCGCTCCGGGAACAACCAGCTCGCGCTGCTCACCCCGGACCAGGTCACCTACGACGCCCTGCGCGCCCTCAGCCCCGCGCCGCCCCTGACCACGCTGCCCCGCGGCAGCACCGTGCAGCTGCTGCTGCGCCCGGTCAGCCCGGTGCTGGCCGACGTGCGCATGCGCACCGCCCTGGTCAGCTACCTCGACCGCAACGCCCTCATCGCCTCCGCCACCGGCAACGGCCCCTCGGCGGGCCTGCGGGCCGACGCGCAGCTGTTCGCGCCCGGCCAGCCCGGCTACGCGCCCACCATGCCCCCGGACACGCCCTCGGCCCGTCCGGACCCCGGCCGTGCGGACGCCCTGCTGCGCGAGCTC
Proteins encoded in this region:
- the typA gene encoding translational GTPase TypA translates to MPTAAPATVRTDLRNIAIVAHVDHGKTTLVDAMLRQSGAFAARAELVDRVMDSGELEREKGITILAKNTAVKRHTPDGVMTINVVDTPGHADFGGEVERGLSMVDGVVLLVDASEGPLPQTRFVLRKTLAAGLPVILVVNKVDRPDARISEVVEETHDLLLELASDLDAEGVEHLDMSAVLDLPVVFASARAGKASLEQPADGGLPDAENLDVLFDVLLKHVPPPTGDAEAPLRALVTNLDASAFLGRIALCRIHAGQIRKGEWVAWCREDGSTQKVKITELLITEALERVPAEVASAGELVAIAGIPDITIGDTLADLENPDPLPRITVDQPAISMTIGVNTSPMAGRNGGDKLTARLVKGRLDSELVGNVSIKVLPTERPDTWEVQGRGELALAILVEQMRREGYELTVGKPQVVTRTIDGQLCEPFERLSVDTPEEHLGAVTQLLANRKGRMENMTGHGTGRIKLDYVIPARGLIGFRTEFLTETRGAGIANHVFEGYFPWVGELRTRHTGSLVCDRTGQVTSYAMIQLADRGTFFVEPGAEAYEGMVVGENPRSEDLDVNVCREKKLTNMRSSTGDELERLARPRKLSLEEALEFCSSDECVEVGPNVVRVRKLVLDSTQRGRERSRAKARDNK
- a CDS encoding ABC transporter family substrate-binding protein, with protein sequence MGSAATTTRLASVLLGLGLLAACTTAPPPPLVTSGQQGVPTKVIDINEILVGVDRLTRGFNPHTLADQSPVTTALASLILPSAFRTGPDGVPRPDPALLNSAQVTKSEPFTVTYSLRKDASWSDGGPIAAEDFDYLWRQMNTQPGTVNPAGYRLISNVVSRDSGKTVEVVFSKPYPGWRSLFRNLLPAHLLKDAFGGWNAVADQSFPASGGRFTIRQLDLARGEVTLERNDRYWGTPATLGRIVIRRADTEGLTSALRSGNNQLALLTPDQVTYDALRALSPAPPLTTLPRGSTVQLLLRPVSPVLADVRMRTALVSYLDRNALIASATGNGPSAGLRADAQLFAPGQPGYAPTMPPDTPSARPDPGRADALLRELGYQRDEAGKWKREGVPLGITIGAPTDREPYASLANQIRRVLAEAGVDARVTSTGGDQLFGELLPSTAPTGTSTTTTTTTGPTSTTGVPATDTGVVDLAVVPQVVDGDPATVLASSFGCPVRQGDNPPGPGNPAGFCDRTLQPVIDSALTGAAPLSQVLPGIETTLWQQVVAVPLYEPADVLVSGPDVSGVDPGPLFAGPFSSAHLWKRSLPK